Proteins from a genomic interval of [Chlorobium] sp. 445:
- a CDS encoding cation transporter: MEHNHSIYLERLELGKSAQQSLALASLITTAIFLVELIGGLISGSLALLADAGHMATDVMALGLGWVAVWFAKKPATAERTYGYYRVEILAALANGVVLCALSLLICYEALMRLNEPKHIYIEEMFGFGTIGLLANVVSALLLHKTSKTSVNVRAAYLHVIGDLLGSVGVVIGASIIYFTNWLFVDSLISMAIAALIVRSSWGVITEAVDVLLESVPKDLNIQELEQALRQMTHVCDLHDLHVWAITSGVNALSCHVVVDEYDCSEQLILCINRMLKERFGIEHVTIQLETYKVKAEIKHASLAETAEKRELRTCNHNH, encoded by the coding sequence GTGGAACACAATCATTCTATCTACCTCGAACGGTTAGAACTTGGTAAGTCAGCGCAGCAGAGCTTGGCACTGGCTAGCCTCATTACGACGGCAATTTTCCTGGTGGAGTTAATTGGCGGGCTCATCAGCGGCAGTCTGGCGTTGCTTGCTGATGCAGGACATATGGCAACCGATGTGATGGCGTTGGGCTTGGGGTGGGTAGCAGTCTGGTTTGCAAAAAAACCAGCAACTGCAGAGCGTACTTACGGGTACTATCGTGTAGAAATTTTAGCGGCTCTGGCAAATGGGGTTGTACTGTGTGCGCTGTCGCTGCTCATCTGTTATGAAGCACTTATGCGGCTAAATGAACCCAAACACATCTACATTGAGGAAATGTTCGGATTTGGTACAATAGGGCTGCTAGCAAATGTGGTGTCTGCCTTGCTGCTGCACAAAACAAGTAAAACGAGTGTTAATGTGCGAGCCGCATATCTGCACGTGATTGGCGATTTACTGGGTTCCGTTGGGGTCGTAATCGGCGCCAGCATTATTTACTTTACAAACTGGCTCTTTGTAGACTCTCTTATCAGCATGGCAATTGCGGCGCTCATTGTAAGAAGCTCGTGGGGTGTGATCACAGAAGCCGTGGATGTGCTGCTGGAATCTGTGCCAAAGGATTTGAACATTCAGGAGCTTGAGCAAGCACTGCGCCAAATGACGCATGTATGTGATTTGCATGATTTGCACGTCTGGGCAATTACATCAGGGGTAAATGCGCTCAGTTGCCATGTCGTCGTCGATGAATATGACTGCAGCGAGCAACTGATTCTCTGCATCAACAGGATGCTCAAGGAGCGTTTTGGCATTGAGCATGTCACAATTCAGTTAGAAACCTACAAAGTCAAAGCAGAAATTAAGCACGCCTCACTAGCTGAAACTGCAGAGAAAAGAGAGCTCAGAACTTGTAATCACAATCACTGA
- a CDS encoding L-asparaginase 1, producing the protein MKQTQKGYAPEKGFLEEQLRALSLFARPELPEVTIHEYEPLLDSANMTPHQWVAIARDIEAHYDDYDGFIILHGTDTMAYTASALSFMLENLSKSVILTGAQLPLMELRSDGRENLIGALFLAANFQIPEVGLYFNGKLLRGNRAVKVSASGFSAFESPNYPPLATAGVSIRLNWKNILPKPKNKFKVKSLEQVRIGVMTLFPGISPEVVQNFLRAPIEGLVLKTFGVGNAPDNPDLIEVFREATQRGVYIVNVSQCLEGRVDMQSYVGGYRLKEAGVLSGYDMTTEATLAKLFYLLGNSSLTLQRIRRQIEQNLRGELTR; encoded by the coding sequence ATGAAACAAACGCAGAAGGGCTATGCACCTGAAAAAGGTTTCTTAGAAGAGCAACTTCGAGCGCTCTCGCTGTTTGCACGACCAGAACTGCCTGAAGTAACAATCCATGAATATGAGCCGCTCTTAGATTCAGCTAATATGACACCGCACCAGTGGGTAGCAATTGCACGAGATATTGAGGCGCATTACGACGATTATGATGGATTCATTATTCTGCATGGTACAGACACGATGGCTTACACAGCATCTGCACTCTCCTTTATGCTCGAAAACCTCAGCAAAAGCGTCATTTTGACAGGAGCACAATTACCACTTATGGAGCTGCGTTCTGATGGACGCGAAAATCTTATCGGTGCGTTGTTCCTTGCAGCAAACTTTCAGATTCCAGAAGTAGGTTTGTATTTCAATGGTAAGCTCTTGCGAGGTAATCGCGCAGTGAAGGTAAGCGCCAGCGGGTTTAGTGCGTTTGAATCACCAAACTACCCACCGCTGGCAACTGCTGGTGTTAGCATTAGGCTCAACTGGAAAAACATTTTGCCTAAGCCAAAAAATAAGTTCAAAGTTAAGTCGTTAGAGCAGGTGCGCATTGGCGTGATGACACTCTTTCCGGGTATCTCGCCAGAAGTGGTGCAAAACTTCTTGCGTGCTCCGATTGAGGGGCTCGTGCTAAAAACCTTTGGCGTGGGCAATGCTCCAGACAATCCAGATTTGATTGAAGTCTTTCGGGAAGCCACACAACGTGGCGTCTATATCGTCAATGTCTCGCAGTGTCTTGAGGGGCGAGTCGACATGCAAAGTTATGTTGGAGGCTATCGGCTCAAAGAGGCAGGAGTGCTCTCTGGATACGATATGACGACAGAAGCAACGCTGGCAAAACTTTTTTATCTTTTGGGCAATTCATCGCTGACCTTACAGCGCATCAGGCGCCAAATTGAGCAAAACTTGCGTGGCGAGCTCACAAGATAG
- a CDS encoding amidohydrolase: MKTRIFTLGLWLALLAEATAQIAVQGEAVYTMAGAPLKNGVVLIKNGKIEAVGVNLPIPSGYRMLRAKVVTPGLIDAHSVVGLAGILNYNHDQDQLELSEAIQPELRAEDAYNAEERLVKWLRDFGVTTVHTGHGPGALSSGQTMIVKTDANTVSEAIVQTPAMVAFTLGSSVSQNYKKPGTRAKGVAMLREEFLKAQDYAKRMQAKDPSKRPARDLRLEVLNDVLSGKLPALFTAHRATDILAALRLQKEFGFKLVLDGAAEAYLVIDDIKKAGVPVIVHPPMMRNVGDGENASFETAAKLRKAGIKVALQSGYEAYVPKTRVVLFEAAVAAANGLSFEEALRTITIDAAEILGIAKRVGSLEKGKDADLVLYDGDPFEYTSHVCTVIINGKIVKEQCN, encoded by the coding sequence ATGAAAACAAGGATTTTCACTCTCGGACTTTGGCTGGCACTGCTTGCAGAAGCCACAGCGCAGATTGCCGTGCAAGGCGAAGCTGTCTACACTATGGCAGGAGCGCCGCTGAAAAATGGTGTGGTGCTCATTAAAAATGGCAAAATCGAAGCTGTGGGCGTCAATCTCCCGATTCCAAGTGGCTATCGCATGCTCAGAGCCAAAGTGGTTACGCCCGGACTCATTGACGCACATTCGGTCGTCGGTCTGGCAGGTATTTTGAACTACAATCACGACCAAGACCAACTCGAACTCTCTGAAGCCATTCAGCCAGAGCTGCGTGCTGAGGATGCTTACAACGCTGAAGAGCGGCTTGTGAAGTGGCTGCGCGACTTTGGCGTAACAACCGTGCATACAGGACATGGACCGGGTGCACTCTCAAGTGGACAGACCATGATTGTTAAAACGGATGCGAACACGGTATCCGAAGCTATTGTGCAAACGCCTGCTATGGTTGCCTTTACACTCGGCTCATCGGTTAGTCAGAATTACAAAAAGCCGGGTACGCGAGCTAAAGGTGTAGCCATGTTGCGTGAAGAATTTCTCAAAGCACAGGATTATGCCAAGCGCATGCAAGCCAAAGACCCAAGCAAACGACCTGCGCGCGATTTGCGCCTTGAAGTTCTAAACGATGTGCTATCGGGCAAGCTGCCGGCGCTCTTTACGGCGCATCGAGCGACGGACATTCTTGCAGCACTGCGCTTGCAAAAAGAGTTTGGCTTCAAACTTGTGCTCGATGGTGCTGCAGAAGCCTACCTTGTCATTGATGACATCAAAAAAGCAGGTGTACCAGTGATTGTGCATCCACCCATGATGCGCAATGTCGGCGATGGTGAAAACGCCTCATTTGAGACAGCCGCAAAATTGCGCAAAGCTGGAATTAAAGTTGCGCTGCAGTCCGGCTATGAAGCCTATGTTCCAAAGACGCGTGTCGTGCTCTTCGAAGCAGCAGTAGCTGCCGCAAATGGACTAAGTTTTGAAGAGGCTTTGCGTACAATCACAATTGATGCCGCAGAAATTTTAGGGATTGCAAAGCGCGTGGGCTCACTTGAAAAAGGCAAGGATGCTGACCTTGTGCTCTACGACGGCGATCCATTTGAATATACCTCGCATGTGTGCACGGTGATAATCAATGGCAAAATCGTCAAAGAACAGTGCAATTGA